GTATCAAGAGACCAAATCACTTAACAAGGAAGCCCTTCCATATGTGTTGAAAAAGGAAATTGAAATGGCAGATATGTTCGAAAAACTGATAACGTTATGCGTGGAAAATGGGGAATTGAACTTAACTGAAAAACAAATCAAAATCCTTTCTCACACGATTATCGTTGAAGGACAAATGTGGAGCTTCCGACGTTGGACGCTGCAGAAATTATTTACCTTAGAAGAATACATTGAAATGCAAACCGAGTATTTATTTTCAGGGATAAACGGGGTAAGTCAGGCACTGCAAAAAGGGATAATCACGAAGTGAATTTTTTAGAAACAAAGGGGGAGACAAATGAGTACGACGGAGGTTTATCAGCCGAAGCATCATATTCGTTTTGTTACGGCGTCTAGTTTGTTTGATGGGCACGACGCTTCGATTAATATTATGAGAAGAATTCTGCAGGCGAGCGGAGCCGAGGTCATCCATCTTGGCCATAACCGTTCGGTTGAAGAGGTCGTTAACGCGGCGATTCAAGAGGATGCACAGGGGATTGCAATTTCTTCTTATCAGGGCGGTCATATGGAATACTTTAAATATATGTACGATTTGCTAAAGGAAAAGGGCGCGCCGAACATCCGCATTTATGGCGGCGGCGGCGGTGTCATTATACCGCGTGAGATTAAGGAGCTTCATGATTACGGGATTGCTTGGATTTTCTCACCTGAGGACGGACGGACGATGGGTCTTCAAGGAATGATTAATCGAATGCTGGAGGAATGTGATTTCCCTACGGTTACGGCTGATCATGCCGAACATATTGAAAAACTGCCGAGTGGCGACGTTAATGCGATTTCAAAATTGATTACTCTTGCCGAGCTTCATGTGGACAGTAACCGGGAAGCCGCAGCTGCAGCGGAAAGCCTCCTTGAAAAGGTAAAAACGTTGACAAAAGAGATTCCGGTGGTCGGAATCACGGGTACAGGTGGTGCGGGTAAAAGTTCATTAACCGATGAATTAATTCGTCGTTTTATCAATGAATTACCTGATAAAAAAGTCGCAATTCTATCAGTTGACCCGACGAAGCAGAAAACGGGCGGCGCACTTTTAGGCGACCGGATTCGGATGAATGCCATCTTTAATCCAAATGTTTATATGCGAAGCCTGGCGACTCGTTCATCAAAATCGGAACTATCGCTTGCGATTAAAGATGCCGTTTCAATAGTGAAGGCAGCCGGCTTTGACCTTGTGATTGTCGAAACGAGCGGTATCGGCCAGGGCGATGCAGAGATTACGGAAATCTGTGATGTTTCCCTTTACGTCATGACCAGTGAATTTGGTGCACCTACACAGCTTGAAAAAATAGATATGATTGACTTTGCTGACCTCATTGTCATTAATAAATTTGAGCGCAAGGGCTCTGAGGATGCACTTCGTCAGGTGCAAAAGCAATACCAGCGCAGTCACATGTTGTTTGAAAAAGACACAAGTGAAATGCCTGTATATGGTACAATTGCGAGCCAATTTAATGATCTAGGCACCAATGCACTTTTTGCAGCTTTAATCGAAAAAGTAAATGAAAAAATGGGTACGAATTGGGTCACTTCTTTTACAAAAAATGCAATAGTCGAAAAGCAAAATGTGATTATTCCAACCGATCGTCGCTATTATCTCCGGGAAATATCGGATACAGTGCGCCGCTATCATCAAAAGGCTGAAGAGCAGGCAAATATTGCCCGGAAATTATTTCAGCTTGAAGGCGCAATTGCTGCCGTCAAAGAAACAGATGCAAACGCTGAAGTTCTTGCTTCCTTAGAGGCTATCAAACAGGCAACAGAAGAGAAATTAACACCAGAGTCGAAAAAGATACTCGACGGCTGGGAGAGTACAAAGGTGGCATATAAAGCTGATAAATTTGTAACGAGAATTCGTGACAAAGAAATCATTACTGTCTTAAAAACAAAGAGCCTTTCGGGCATTGAGATTCCAAAGGTGGTTTTACCGCGATATAAAGATTACGGTGAAATCCTCCGCTGGGTGTATCGCGAGAATGTCCCAGGTTCCTATCCGTTTACAGCAGGAGTGTTCCCGTTCAAACGGGAGGGAGAAGATCCGAAACGTCAGTTCGCCGGAGAAGGAACGCCGGAGAGAACGAATCGCCGCTTCCACTATCTTTCAAAAGATGATACAGCAAAACGTCTGAGTACGGCATTTGACTCGGTGACATTGTATGGAGAGGACCCGGATTATCGTCCGGACATTTTTGGAAAGATCGGCGAGAGTGGAGTGAATGTTTGTACGCTGGATGATATGAAAAAGCTTTATGATGGCTTTGACCTCTGTCATCCATCTACATCGGTGTCGATGACGATTAATGGTCCTGCGCCGATTATTTTAGCGATGTTCATGAATACAGCGATTGATCAGCAGGTGAAGAAAAAAGAGGCTGAGCTTGGCCGCGTGTTGACAGTCGAGGAATTCGCGCAAGTGAAGGCTTATACGTTAAAAACCGTTCGTGGTACAGTGCAGGCTGATATTTTAAAGGAAGACCAAGGTCAAAACACATGTATCTTTTCAACGGAGTTCGCCTTACGAATGATGGGTGATATTCAACAATATTTCATCGATCAGCAGGTACGTAACTATTATTCTGTTTCGATTTCTGGCTATCACATAGCTGAGGCAGGGGCGAATCCAATTTCGCAGCTGGCGTTTACACTATCAAACGGATTTACCTATGTCGAGTATTATTTAAGCCGCGGGATGAAAATTGATGATTTTGCACCAAACCTATCGTTCTTCTTTTCCAATGGCTTGGATCCGGAATATACGGTAATAGGTCGGGTGGCGCGTCGTATTTGGGCAACGGTAATGCGTGATAAATATGGTGCCGCTGAGCGCAGCCAAAAGCTGAAGTACCATGTTCAAACATCCGGCCGTTCGCTGCACGCGCAAGAGATTGACTTTAATGATATTCGTACGACGTTGCAGGCATTGATGGCGTTACACGATAACTGTAACTCTCTTCATACCAATGCTTATGACGAGGCAATTACAACACCAACAGAAGAATCCGTTCGCCGTGCGATGGCGATTCAGATGATTATTACAAAAGAACACGGCTTAACAAAAAATGAAAATCCACTTCAGGGTTCCTTTATTGTTGAAGAGCTTACGGACCTTGTAGAGGAAGCGGTACTTCAAGAATTTGAACGCTTAAATGACCGCGGCGGTGTTCTTGGTTCCATGGAAACGCAGTATCAACGCGGAAAAATCCAAGACGAATCGATGTACTATGAAATGAAAAAGCATACAGGCGAGCTACCGATTATCGGCGTGAACACGTATCTAAATCCAAATCCTCCTTCAGAAGAAGACATCGACAGCATGGAGCTGGCACGCGCGTCCTATGAGGAAAAAGAATTACAAATTACCAATTTACGTGCCTTCCAGCAAGCACATGAACAAGAAACCTCAAAGGCTCTAGAGCGCTTGAAGGCAGCAGCAGTAACCAACGAAAACATTTTTGCCGCACTAATGGAAACCGTAAAAGTAGCCAGCCTCGGCCAAATCACAAAAGCACTATATGAAGTAGGCGGGCAATACCGTAGAAATATGTAAGTGTATTACAATGGCTTAATAAGCATCAGCTTGTAAGCCATTGTTTTATTTATGCGATGTAAAAAGTATTATTGATATTAGCACCTATTGATTTGCGCGGAAAGCACGAAGACTCCTGCAGGAGTACGGAGCAGGTGAGACCCCACAGGCGCAAGCGCCGAGGAGGCTCGCCGCAACGCCTGCGGAAAGCGAAGTGCCTCGGGACAGACAAAGACCGCCTGTCCCTGCGATGATTATTCAAAGAAGCATTCCTTAGTGGAGCGCAAATCAACAGTCCATTTTCGAAGCTGATGTAAAATTAATTTTTCTACAAGTACTAATAATGCCTATTTTTCTTATATAATAGATGAGCAAACATCAATGATTCCCGGGGCAGGTGTTGACCATGAAGATAAACTATACGTTTTTGTTTTTAATCATTTCGGCATGGCCATTATACTATCTCTATCAACACCAATTAGGTGCAATTTCCTTTCTAGTATTAGCTATCTTCTTCTTTTTAAAGTCTATGAAAGAGTTGAAAATGATAAAAAAAGAGGAAAAACCTGATGATAACCAGCCTAAACGGGAAAAAATCAAGCAAAACAGTAGATAGAACTAGCATAAACGGGAGAATATTGTTTATAATGAAGAATATGTCAAAAAACTAGCACTCTTGTGCTAATATTTTTGCCCGTTATCACTCATTTTAGAGAGTGTTAAATAGAGAAAGGAAGTGCCGATATTGAGTTTACAAGGTTACTCAAAAGAGCAATTAAAAGAGTTATCCCTCATTGAGATGGCGTATGAATTTCTAAAAGGCAGCAAACAGCCAATTTCCTTCCACGATTTAATTAAAGAAATTGCTGCAGCTACAGAAATCACAGAGGATCAAATTAGATCGAGAATTGCACAATTCTATACAGACATAAATATTGATGGCCGTTTTCTTTCACTAGGTGACAACCGCTGGGGTCTTCGCGTATGGTATCCAATCGATACACAGGAAGAAGAAGTGGTTACCGTTATTAAACCTAAGAAGAAAAAGGCGAAAAAGGTTGTCGATGAAGACGATCTTGAAGACTTTGATGATATTGATGAGGATTATGATGAACTCGATGACTTTGTCGATGAAGATGATCTCCTTGACGACGATGAGGACGATTTACTTGATGACCTCGACGATGTCGATGATTTAGACGATGATGATGATGTAATCGAGGATGACGATGAATTCGATCTAGATGAAGAAGAAGAACTTGACGAGGTCCTTGATGAAGAGGAAGAAGATTTAGATGAAGTAGAGGATGAAGACGACGACCTATTATAGGCTTGACTTTTTATCTCTCGGCTTGTACAATCTTTTTTGGGCTCCTTTAACAAGGAACGGATCATAATTTGCTTATAGAGCGCTCCCTTACATTGCGTAAGCGGAGTGCTTTTTTATTTTGTCAGTCGATGATACATAGCTCTTTCGGCATTGACCGAGACTTCTTTAAAAATTTTTATAAAAGAAGCCTTAAACAGCAAGAAGATTGCACAAACTGAAATAGAGGAGGATTTTTTTATGACGAAGTATATATTTGTAACTGGCGGTGTTGTTTCATCGTTAGGAAAAGGAATTACCGCAGCCTCATTAGGCCGTTTGTTGAAAAATCGTGGATTGAACGTTACGATTCAAAAATTTGACCCTTATATCAACGTGGATCCAGGAACGATGAGTCCGTACCAGCACGGTGAAGTATTTGTAACCGGTGATGGCGCAGAAACGGATCTAGACTTAGGTCACTATGAACGCTTTATCGATATTAACTTAAATAAGTACAGCAACGTAACAACTGGGAAAATCTATTCTACTGTGCTGCGTAAGGAACGCCGCGGCGATTATTTAGGCGGAACGGTTCAGGTTATCCCGCACATTACCAATGAAATTAAAGAACGTGTTTTCCGTGCCGGCAACGAAACAAATGCAGATGTTGTCATCACTGAAATTGGCGGAACAGTAGGGGATATTGAGTCACTTCCATTCCTAGAAGCAATCCGTCAAATCAAGAGCGATATCGGAAGCTCTAATGTAATGTACATTCACTGTACATTAATTCCTTATATTAAAGCGGCAGGCGAAATGAAGACGAAGCCAACACAACATAGTGTAAAAGAGCTTCGCAGTCTAGGTATTCAGCCAAATATCATCGTTGTTCGTACGGAAATGCCGGTTTCACAGGACATGAAGGATAAAATTGCTTTGTTCTGTGATATCGATGCGAAAGCAGTTATTGAATGCCGTGACGCAGATACGCTTTATTCAATTCCATTAGCTCTTCAAGAACAGCACATGGATCAAATTGTTTGTGACCACTTGAAGCTTACAACACCAGAACCAGAAATGACCGAATGGAAAGCTTTAGTTGATAAGGTTCTTAACCTTTCAAGTAAAACGCGTATCGGTTTAGTTGGTAAATATGTTGAACTTCAGGACGCCTATATTTCTGTTGTTGAAGCGATGAAACATGCAGGCTATGCGTTTGATGCCGATGTGGAAATTAAGTGGATTAATGCGGAACATGTAACAGCTGAAAATGTTGCAGAACTTTTGGCTGACGTGGACGGAGTCCTTGTTCCAGGCGGCTTCGGTGACCGTGGAATTGAAGGGAAGATTCAAGCAACACGCTATGCCCGTGAAACGAAAAAGCCTTTCCTTGGTATTTGCCTTGGAATGCAGCTGGCTACGATTGAATATGCACGCCACGTTCTTGGCTACTCAGATGCGCATTCTGCAGAGTTCGTACCTGATACCAAGCACCCAATTATTGATTTACTTCCTGAACAAAAGGATGTTGAAGATCTAGGCGGAACATTAAGACTTGGTCTTTATCCTTGCCGTGTGGTGGAGGGTACAAAGGCGTTCGCTGCTTATGAAGATGAAGTGGTGTATGAGCGTCACCGCCACCGTTATGAGTTTAACAATCATTACCGTCAAGAAATGGAAGAAGCAGGCTTTGTTTTCTCTGGTACAAGCCCAGACGGACGCCTTGTGGAGATTATTGAGCTTCAAGACCACCCATGGTTTGTTGCGTCACAGTTCCATCCGGAATTTGTTTCAAGACCAACACGTCCACAGCCGCTTTTCCGTGACTTTATTAAAGCTTCTTTGCAAAAATAAGATAATTGGGCCAGTTCTCTTTGTTGGAGGACTGGCTTTTTTATAGGGTTGCGTTTCCATATATTGTCTAAATGTACAAAACCTATTAAAAAATGTCCAAAACATCTAGATAAATGTACAAAACTCCTCAAAAAATGAACAAAACCATCCTAAAAGTGTACAAAACAAAAAAACGACCCTAACAAGGTCGTCTATAATCATTCATATTCCGCTAAAATCTCATCAATAGTAAATTTCAAGCCATAATAAACATACAAACCAGCCATCGAAGACGGATATCCATACCGATTACCGAAATCATCGGGCAACAAACCCTTTTTAAGCTGTAAATTAATATAAACATCTGCTAACTCCTCAAGTTTACCGTCCTCCGAAATCGATGTCGATACAGCTACAAACGGGATCTCTTTTTCAACAAGCTTATCAGCCAGTTCCATAGCTTCTTGGTCATCGGAATGACGTGTAAACAAAAGAACTCTGTCAGCACTAGTTGCAGACTCTACATTTGTTAAAGCACCTTTCAATGGTTCTGCACCCTCTAAAGCTTCAAATTCAACACCTTTCATTTCCTTGAAGCCAACAACATATATATTCTGACCCTGGGCGAGCAGGCGGGCACCGTCCTCAAAGGAAAACTCCTCTTTTTCTTCGATCCGCTTAAATAATCCGGTCAATTGGGTCGTAAACATTTTTAACAAGCAAAACCCCTCCTTCACAAAGATATTATAGCCTTTTCAAAATAAAAGACAATTACCATAAAATACCTTGAACAAAATAGAGGATTTTTAGCAAGAATGTCGAA
This genomic stretch from Neobacillus niacini harbors:
- the icmF gene encoding fused isobutyryl-CoA mutase/GTPase IcmF translates to MSTTEVYQPKHHIRFVTASSLFDGHDASINIMRRILQASGAEVIHLGHNRSVEEVVNAAIQEDAQGIAISSYQGGHMEYFKYMYDLLKEKGAPNIRIYGGGGGVIIPREIKELHDYGIAWIFSPEDGRTMGLQGMINRMLEECDFPTVTADHAEHIEKLPSGDVNAISKLITLAELHVDSNREAAAAAESLLEKVKTLTKEIPVVGITGTGGAGKSSLTDELIRRFINELPDKKVAILSVDPTKQKTGGALLGDRIRMNAIFNPNVYMRSLATRSSKSELSLAIKDAVSIVKAAGFDLVIVETSGIGQGDAEITEICDVSLYVMTSEFGAPTQLEKIDMIDFADLIVINKFERKGSEDALRQVQKQYQRSHMLFEKDTSEMPVYGTIASQFNDLGTNALFAALIEKVNEKMGTNWVTSFTKNAIVEKQNVIIPTDRRYYLREISDTVRRYHQKAEEQANIARKLFQLEGAIAAVKETDANAEVLASLEAIKQATEEKLTPESKKILDGWESTKVAYKADKFVTRIRDKEIITVLKTKSLSGIEIPKVVLPRYKDYGEILRWVYRENVPGSYPFTAGVFPFKREGEDPKRQFAGEGTPERTNRRFHYLSKDDTAKRLSTAFDSVTLYGEDPDYRPDIFGKIGESGVNVCTLDDMKKLYDGFDLCHPSTSVSMTINGPAPIILAMFMNTAIDQQVKKKEAELGRVLTVEEFAQVKAYTLKTVRGTVQADILKEDQGQNTCIFSTEFALRMMGDIQQYFIDQQVRNYYSVSISGYHIAEAGANPISQLAFTLSNGFTYVEYYLSRGMKIDDFAPNLSFFFSNGLDPEYTVIGRVARRIWATVMRDKYGAAERSQKLKYHVQTSGRSLHAQEIDFNDIRTTLQALMALHDNCNSLHTNAYDEAITTPTEESVRRAMAIQMIITKEHGLTKNENPLQGSFIVEELTDLVEEAVLQEFERLNDRGGVLGSMETQYQRGKIQDESMYYEMKKHTGELPIIGVNTYLNPNPPSEEDIDSMELARASYEEKELQITNLRAFQQAHEQETSKALERLKAAAVTNENIFAALMETVKVASLGQITKALYEVGGQYRRNM
- the rpoE gene encoding DNA-directed RNA polymerase subunit delta, which encodes MSLQGYSKEQLKELSLIEMAYEFLKGSKQPISFHDLIKEIAAATEITEDQIRSRIAQFYTDINIDGRFLSLGDNRWGLRVWYPIDTQEEEVVTVIKPKKKKAKKVVDEDDLEDFDDIDEDYDELDDFVDEDDLLDDDEDDLLDDLDDVDDLDDDDDVIEDDDEFDLDEEEELDEVLDEEEEDLDEVEDEDDDLL
- a CDS encoding CTP synthase, with the protein product MTKYIFVTGGVVSSLGKGITAASLGRLLKNRGLNVTIQKFDPYINVDPGTMSPYQHGEVFVTGDGAETDLDLGHYERFIDINLNKYSNVTTGKIYSTVLRKERRGDYLGGTVQVIPHITNEIKERVFRAGNETNADVVITEIGGTVGDIESLPFLEAIRQIKSDIGSSNVMYIHCTLIPYIKAAGEMKTKPTQHSVKELRSLGIQPNIIVVRTEMPVSQDMKDKIALFCDIDAKAVIECRDADTLYSIPLALQEQHMDQIVCDHLKLTTPEPEMTEWKALVDKVLNLSSKTRIGLVGKYVELQDAYISVVEAMKHAGYAFDADVEIKWINAEHVTAENVAELLADVDGVLVPGGFGDRGIEGKIQATRYARETKKPFLGICLGMQLATIEYARHVLGYSDAHSAEFVPDTKHPIIDLLPEQKDVEDLGGTLRLGLYPCRVVEGTKAFAAYEDEVVYERHRHRYEFNNHYRQEMEEAGFVFSGTSPDGRLVEIIELQDHPWFVASQFHPEFVSRPTRPQPLFRDFIKASLQK
- a CDS encoding DUF2529 domain-containing protein, whose product is MLKMFTTQLTGLFKRIEEKEEFSFEDGARLLAQGQNIYVVGFKEMKGVEFEALEGAEPLKGALTNVESATSADRVLLFTRHSDDQEAMELADKLVEKEIPFVAVSTSISEDGKLEELADVYINLQLKKGLLPDDFGNRYGYPSSMAGLYVYYGLKFTIDEILAEYE